From the Lolium rigidum isolate FL_2022 chromosome 2, APGP_CSIRO_Lrig_0.1, whole genome shotgun sequence genome, one window contains:
- the LOC124685899 gene encoding GDSL esterase/lipase At5g03600-like → MKLRPAVLGLLLLLVLVLNPNGAEARPAPAGGHPQKKLSSYSFFVFGDDFADNGNLPLTDPVTQMSRQWAYPYGSSYVDADGNPRPNTPSGRFSNYQIQSDFIATILGLEEAPPAHALTAEKTCDPSGMTFAYAGAGVLDSSSTHKVPTLAKQVDTFRKMVNDGIISEQQLSRSVALVAVSGNDYRGSSSNIGLSTPNDINAYIGKVTKEIAANVEQLQKLGVTKVVVNNLHPVGCTPLQTRTNNYTACDVFGNLGASVHNGNLKQTMEGKKNVHVADLYTAFSNIVDTAPGKGQELSKQFKRKLSPCCESFDSNGYCGQQGDSSELLYTVCDKSNKFFYWDDMHPTHVGWEAVMKQLEKPLREFVVQD, encoded by the exons ATGAAGCTTCGTCCGGccgtcctcggcctcctccttctcctcgtcctTGTTCTAAACCCCAATGGCGCGGAGGCCCGGCCTGCCCCTGCCGGCGGCCATCCTCAGAAGAAGCTATCGAGCTACAGCTTCTTCGTCTTCGGGGATGACTTCGCCGACAACGGGAACCTCCCTCTAACAGACCCCGTCACCCAGATGTCGCGGCAATGGGCCTACCCCTACGGCTCCTCCTACGTTGACGCCGACGGAAACCCGCGACCAAATACTCCGTCGGGACGCTTCTCCAACTACCAAATCCAATCCGATTTCATCG CAACGATCTTGGGGCTCGAGGAAGCACCTCCGGCGCATGCTCTGACCGCGGAGAAAACCTGCGACCCGTCTGGCATGACCTTCGCCTATGCTGGCGCTGGCGTATTGGATAGCTCGTCGACGCACAAGGTCCCCACCCTTGCCAAGCAGGTCGACACTTTCAGGAAGATGGTCAACGACGGGATCATCTCTGAGCAGCAGCTCAGTCGCTCAGTGGCCCTCGTGGCCGTCTCCGGCAACGACTACCGCGGGAGCTCCAGCAACATTGGCCTAAGCACCCCCAACGAT ATCAATGCTTATATTGGGAAGGTGACAAAGGAGATCGCAGCCAACGTGGAGCAGTTGCAGAAGCTAGGGGTGACAAAGGTTGTCGTCAATAACTTGCACCCCGTCGGATGCACACCATTGCAAACACGGACTAACAACTACACCGCCTGCGACGTCTTCGGAAATTTAGGTGCATCCGTCCATAACGGTAACCTAAAACAAACGATGGAGGGCAAGAAAAATGTCCACGTTGCCGACCTCTACACCGCCTTCAGTAATATTGTGGATACAGCCCCAG GTAAAGGCCAGGAGCTATCTAAACAATTCAAGCGCAAGCTTTCTCCGTGCTGCGAAAGTTTTGATTCAAACGGTTATTGCGGACAACAAGGCGATTCCTCGGAGCTTCTCTACACTGTGTGCGACAAGTCCAATAAGTTTTTCTACTGGGATGACATGCACCCGACACATGTAGGGTGGGAGGCAGTGATGAAGCAATTGGAAAAGCCCTTGAGAGAGTTTGTTGTTCAAGACTAG